In Chitinispirillales bacterium, a single window of DNA contains:
- the raiA gene encoding ribosome-associated translation inhibitor RaiA, producing MKVQITARHERKISDETKIFVEEEVENLVKFYDKITSAQVILDKQTYKNGSEDIVEIIVNVDKSQLVGKSSAENMRKAFDDAKEKVIRQLKKHDDIKKSHNCEPLKEAVVKI from the coding sequence GTGAAAGTTCAAATTACGGCAAGACATGAAAGGAAAATTTCTGACGAAACGAAGATTTTTGTTGAAGAGGAAGTCGAAAATTTAGTTAAATTTTACGATAAAATTACTTCGGCGCAAGTAATTTTAGACAAGCAAACTTACAAAAACGGCAGTGAAGATATTGTTGAAATAATTGTAAACGTCGATAAAAGCCAATTGGTAGGTAAATCAAGCGCTGAAAATATGAGAAAAGCATTTGACGATGCGAAAGAAAAAGTCATTAGGCAATTAAAAAAACATGATGATATTAAAAAGAGTCACAATTGCGAACCATTGAAAGAAGCGGTTGTGAAAATTTAG
- a CDS encoding MlaD family protein has translation MRKSRSDLLVGIVILTALVALIAGIMWLKAYSFTQKMVDYTAVFSNIGGLQPGDPVAVNGLKKGTISSIELYGSLVAVHFKLEKNVPFTDSAVVTVKNIGLMGERKVEISLSDNGTLYLPDEGKRVRQYIKGKFDSGIAEALGMLGNFVEDASALVDSVSALLSVTLGSKEFKDFYDRTVVRLDTIVEVVDRILEHNDRKVDNIVSSLQRTTKNLDEIVSGNKTGINSIVVNTDSLTNRAADLMFDLDSLLFDLRSITGKIDSGNGTVGQLVNDSTTIEELMKTVEKLDVLINEVQSYGLKLRIKLGFGEKRNKDK, from the coding sequence TTGAGGAAAAGTCGTTCCGATTTACTTGTCGGCATTGTGATTTTAACAGCTCTTGTAGCGTTAATTGCCGGTATTATGTGGCTTAAAGCGTATAGCTTTACACAGAAGATGGTGGATTATACGGCTGTTTTTTCTAATATTGGAGGTTTGCAGCCCGGAGATCCGGTAGCAGTTAACGGATTGAAAAAAGGAACTATTTCTTCTATAGAACTTTACGGCTCGCTAGTTGCTGTTCATTTCAAGCTCGAAAAAAACGTTCCTTTTACTGATTCCGCAGTTGTCACAGTAAAAAATATCGGTCTGATGGGTGAAAGAAAAGTTGAAATTTCACTTTCCGATAATGGAACTTTATATTTGCCCGACGAGGGTAAACGAGTGCGTCAGTATATAAAAGGCAAGTTTGACAGCGGTATTGCCGAGGCGCTTGGAATGCTTGGAAATTTTGTGGAGGACGCTTCCGCACTTGTTGATTCTGTTTCTGCGCTTTTGTCGGTAACTTTAGGCAGTAAAGAATTTAAGGATTTTTACGACAGAACCGTTGTGCGTTTGGATACGATAGTTGAAGTTGTTGATAGGATTTTGGAGCATAACGATAGAAAAGTTGATAACATTGTAAGCAGTTTGCAAAGAACTACTAAAAACCTTGATGAAATTGTTTCGGGAAATAAAACGGGAATCAATTCTATAGTGGTTAATACCGATTCTTTGACTAATAGAGCGGCGGATTTGATGTTTGATTTGGATTCTCTCCTTTTTGATTTGCGTAGTATAACCGGTAAAATTGATTCCGGTAACGGAACTGTCGGTCAATTGGTTAATGATTCTACGACGATTGAAGAATTGATGAAAACCGTCGAAAAACTGGATGTCTTAATAAACGAAGTGCAGAGTTACGGATTGAAACTCCGCATAAAACTTGGTTTCGGGGAAAAAAGAAATAAGGATAAATAA
- a CDS encoding HPr family phosphocarrier protein, whose translation MIEKRLLVENKNGIHARPSAAIVGTLSGFSSEVIIKTDDGEADARSIMAILMLKILCGTEISIVANGDDEVEAINALEKLFKEKFGFDY comes from the coding sequence GTGATTGAGAAAAGACTGCTTGTTGAGAACAAAAATGGAATTCACGCTCGCCCTTCGGCTGCGATTGTAGGGACGTTAAGCGGTTTTTCTTCCGAAGTTATAATCAAAACCGATGACGGTGAAGCCGATGCGAGAAGTATTATGGCTATATTGATGTTGAAAATTTTATGCGGAACAGAAATTTCCATCGTTGCAAACGGAGATGACGAAGTGGAAGCCATCAACGCTTTAGAGAAGTTATTCAAAGAAAAGTTTGGTTTTGATTACTGA